Part of the Oncorhynchus masou masou isolate Uvic2021 chromosome 18, UVic_Omas_1.1, whole genome shotgun sequence genome, cttacaattatctgtatgtgtggggtacagaactgaggtagtcataaaaaaaagcatgttaaacactattattgcacacagtgagaccatgcaacttatgtgatttgttaagcacatttttactcctgaccTTATCAtgagtaggccagtgacacacaatctcaatttaatccatttaaaattcagactgtaacccaacaaaatgtggaaaaagtgaggtacttttctgaaggcactgttttAGGAGCTGTGGGATAAAGCAGAAGTGCAATTTTTGACAGGCCATGACCCAGTGCACCCCGGTTCAGCCTAGTCGAAACCCCCTCAGTGACAATTGACCAATAAACTGCGCAGGTATTTGACTGTGTAGGTTGAGCTTGGAACGGGAAGAGTGCCTATTCAGGCCTGCACATAAAGCTAACtagtttttatttgtattttttatatgATAAAGATATTTTTTGATACAGTactaatgccagatatgtaaaatGTTCTCTCCAGAGCACATTCATTTGTGCTAGATTTAAGGAAAATAATATTATGtacatatttatttttaattcagAATGATTCAACTACAATAACTATTTGATACTGACATCAGACCTGTTGAACTGTGAACAACCGATTGTTTTGACAAAATATCCCATTGTACCATTATACAGGGTGAGAGAAACACTTCCTATCAGAAGCGCTGGTTCATGCTCAAGGCAAACCTGCTCTTCTACAAGGACCGGCCCAACCACCGCGACCTGCTTGGCGTCATTGTTTTGGAGGGCTGCTCAGTGCAGCTGTGCGAGTCTGAGGAGCAGTTTGCCTTTTCGCTGGTGTGGAGCGGTGAACCGGGCCTGCGCACCTACAAGCTAGCCGCAGAGGACCAGCCCAGCCAGGAGAGCTGGATCAGGGCCCTGCTGTCGGCCAACCACGGCTACCTGGCCGCGCTGGTCATGGATTTGGAGAAACAGTACAAAGGTGAATGGGGGCAGGATTTTGTTCCATGCCAGCACTAGGCAAACTAGATAATTTTAGAGTAGATACATCAAGGGGTTTGCCTGGTCATGAGAGTAGCTGGAAAACAAGTGGTCAAGCTTGGTCGTTGAGAGCTAGTAGGAAAATAACCGGATCCAACTAATCATCAAGTCTTCGATTCAGTTGAAACAAGTGTTTTAGTGCTTGGCTAGAGTAAAACTCTGCATGTCCTAAATATCTACAGGATCAGGATTGGTAACCGCGTTGAAATGTACTTATGAGTTAGTGGTTCCCGCTACTTATACACATGATGGTTTTACATATGCAAAGCACCTTCATCAATGTTCAGCTGTGTTTAATGAAAAAGTGTCCATGAATGGTGTTTGATTAAAAAGTGTCCATGAATGTCCAAGCACCTTTTTTCTTAGTCACTCCTTCCTCCTTCCACAGAAGCCATGAAAGCATTTCCTGGTGACCCATCCCAGCAGTCAACACTGGCTGGCCCAAACACAGAGAGGCCAACTCAGTCGCTGATTTGGCTGAACTCTGGGACCGCGACCCTTTCACAGTACCGAGGGCCAAGTGTGGGAGCCGGGCAAAGCTTTAGCACAAATGAAATGCTACAAGTTCCTCCCATTTCCTCTAAACCAACCAATAAGAGGTCTCCAAAACTCTGGCCCAAGAGAAATGCAAATGTTGTACCTATTAATGTCCCATCCCCGCCCCAAGGGGAGTGGTCAGTGACTGGGTCAGGACCCAAGGTGGAATTTAGCGAACTACACGAGGACTTTGGCAAGGAGGTGAAGGAGCTGATTGCTGATTGGTTGAGACGGGGACAGAAAGATGTAATTCAGGAAGAAGACTTAATTGATTTTGGTTGATTCAGCATGGTATGTCACTATAAGCATGTAAACAGTTCATACCAAAGGAGTCTGTACCAATTGCAATAATGGATGCCAACATGAATTAATATTTGTGAATGTAAGAAAATATATAATGAttattttaaaataaatgttttcattTGAATTAATGTCTGAATTAATATCTATGATTTAAAAGGCAATCATTTATCAAGTTCTCCCCATTAGAGCCAATAAGCTACAATATTATTACATGTAATGCTGTAATAATACAGCTATTGCATTCAATAGATAATACATGCAATTGATTTGTGAGTTTGAGTTGTCTTCTTCACATTGGTTGAAATTCACTTAAGCCAGCATGATTCCAAAAACAGTCTAGTTTAGTCAACACAGCAACTCAACCCACACAAATTATGCAGAGGATATGAAACGCTGTTAGATGCAACCTAAAAATGAATACTGTATGGGAAATTCATTAATCTGGTGCCACTGATAACTGAGCACTCAAACACCCCGCTTGGATGTCCACAAATGTTCCTCTTTGGTGACATGAAATCACTTTTCCCTGGCACTGAGCCCCACGGGAATTGTCTGATGTCAGTACTGCTAATGTGCCAAGCGAACTAAACGGTTTGGGGTACTAATTAATATGACCCCGCCATCGAAAGCGCTCACGAACACGTAGGCTACATGTTGGTTGTTTTGCTCCACAACAGCCACAAGcttcacaagactcgtctgaaggtaacctggtaccggtttaaaaatgtattttattgctCCCCccaaaaaggggttaaatatggataaaaacaaaacaacagaATATCCAGGGcctgtatccacaaagcatctcagataAAATCCTAGGAAtcttgttaaaacctgtttgaAGACTAGCCATAAGACGGCTGAACAActtatcaaatggccacccggactattgacccccccccccctttttgttttcacactgctgctactcgctgtttatctaTCTATTCATAGTCCTCTTTACCGctatctacatgtacaaattaccttgactaaactgtacccctgcacattgactcgataccggtaccgcctgtatatagcctcgttattttgttacttttatttttactttacttacaagcccataacaCTCTtccttgaactgcattgttggttaagaaaaGATTTACTAAATTAACTAAGTATTTCACGAtaaggtctccacctgttgtatttccgagtggcgcagcagtctaatgCATCACTAAAGACCATGGCTcattcccaggctgtgtcacaaccggctgtgatcgggagtcccatagggcggcgcacaattggcccatcttcgcccgggttaagggagggtttagcCGGGGTGGTAGGCCATCGCTgtcattaagaatttgttcttaactaacttgcctagttaaataaacatgaGATAAATTAGATTTATTTTAGCTGGTAGTCACGACAGTTTGAGGTACCGCAAAGGAAAGATTGTTATGGCGCTCATTGACATAGTTGCAAATAATGGGGAATAACTAATCACGCTGAATGTGCCTACAACATCTGTTGAAATGGTAAAACATTTGATATAATTTTCGCCTGATATGATCATTTTGCCTACTCATAATTATTGCCTAATATTTTGGCTTACATAACctttaaaacaacaaaaaaaatcaaattCTGAAAGTTTTTAAACTCACTCATCACTCACATTTAACAATTCTAAATCGCTTTGACACAGGCATCAAGTCACTTTCCAGTAATGTTGCATACAGCGTTGCATCTAGTGTTTGAATGGTCTATCCTTTTCATCGAACACAATCGAAGTTAAGTTAACATAAGCCCAATTTAGGTATCTTTTTTAACAATGTGATGTTTCGCTCCAAAGGGATAACTTGAAATAACATGATGTAGGTTATCAAATAATTGAAAGAAAATGTTTATTAGCCTCGTGGTTATATATATTTAGGCATATGTTAAATAGACCTCGTGTGAAAGCATTGTCAAAAGCTCAAGAGATACTGTTGCATGTAAGTCTCTTAATTTATGGATTGATCAtattgaaatatcaaaacataaTTTGAACAACTCCAAAACAATTGCATGCGGTGTAGGAACCACTGACTCGCTGCTTTTTTATAATTATCAAGACACCTGCTTGTAATTCTTAACTGGTTAGGACAGCTCATGGTCTCTGTCGACTAGGTGGGTCTCTGAGTTAAGAGGCTTTGTGTATAGCTTACCCATAGCAGTAAGAGTAAAATGTCTGTGTTCTTACGACCAATTTTCTACTCTGAGAGGCTTTGTGGATGCAGGCTCTGAGCTTTCTTGTATATCTCAGATAAACTACATGATTAAAAGGATGTGGAGACCTGCTCGACGAACATctcgttccaaaatcatgggcatgaatttggagttggtcccccttttgctgctatagcagcctccactctactgggaaggctttccactagatgtcggaacattgcTGTAAGGActtcttgcttccattcagccacaagagcagaTGAGACCTATCATTCATGCCAGTTTTGAGACCCACATTTTTagcataaaatatatatacatgccTGTTCTGCATGTTATTTTGGTATTCGTACGATTCACATTTAAGTTTGCAAATAATGTTTAAAGAAATATGTACAAattattgagttaataaagccgcatacaaacatggtctctgtttaggtttcttgagtaaggcagctccaaaattcCGGTTGTTTCAGCcttgctcagtgctttctgtggtggaggcgagccagcagaaaataggagCGTTgtgccatgattggctcagtgttctgtcacacATGGGGAAACTAACAGTCCTTAGTAATGGGAGACATCGAAAATTCCAATCCTCTGCGTCCTGCCATATAGTTACATTAGTAgtgcccttccaagaaggctcaaagtcattggccacagattAAATCacattatacagttgaagtcggaagtttacatacgccatAGCAAAATacaattaaactcagtttttcacaattcctgacgctTAATCCttgtaaagattccctgtcttaggtcagtt contains:
- the LOC135504766 gene encoding sesquipedalian-1-like, which codes for MKITGKILTHFQSCSSPVDKEGYLYKKGERNTSYQKRWFMLKANLLFYKDRPNHRDLLGVIVLEGCSVQLCESEEQFAFSLVWSGEPGLRTYKLAAEDQPSQESWIRALLSANHGYLAALVMDLEKQYKEAMKAFPGDPSQQSTLAGPNTERPTQSLIWLNSGTATLSQYRGPSVGAGQSFSTNEMLQVPPISSKPTNKRSPKLWPKRNANVVPINVPSPPQGEWSVTGSGPKVEFSELHEDFGKEVKELIADWLRRGQKDVIQEEDLIDFG